The Azospirillum brasilense genome window below encodes:
- a CDS encoding helix-turn-helix domain-containing protein codes for MPAHIRPDVVRPDEVTTVVHVLEAFRKLDPDLPIQYALSFMTIAQNEGMSIGELAERLGIAQSSASRNVAALSRWHSFGKAGLDLVQAQEDPRERRRKIVTLTDSGRAFLEELRAIVKPTVHTPSEPRRARSA; via the coding sequence ATGCCGGCCCATATTCGCCCTGACGTGGTTCGCCCTGACGAGGTGACCACCGTCGTCCATGTGCTCGAGGCGTTTCGCAAGCTCGATCCCGACCTGCCGATCCAGTACGCGCTGTCCTTCATGACGATCGCGCAGAACGAAGGGATGTCCATCGGCGAGCTTGCGGAACGCCTGGGCATCGCCCAATCCTCCGCGTCGCGCAACGTCGCCGCGCTCAGCCGCTGGCACAGCTTCGGGAAGGCCGGACTCGACCTCGTCCAGGCCCAGGAAGACCCGCGTGAACGCCGCCGCAAGATCGTCACGCTCACCGACTCCGGCCGCGCCTTCCTCGAGGAGCTGCGCGCCATCGTGAAGCCGACCGTCCACACCCCGTCCGAACCGCGCCGCGCCCGTTCGGCCTGA